The following proteins are encoded in a genomic region of Actinomadura sp. NAK00032:
- a CDS encoding histidine phosphatase family protein, with protein MAGVRALQWLNLTRHGESTGNLAYQAVLGTDAEEAGITERDADIPLSDTGRAQAATLGRWLAALPEDERPTHVIASPYLRTVDTAEIALAQTSYAAPRAPGGLRLRVDERLRDREQGALQGLTALGVRRRFPAEAARLDQLGKFYYRPPGGESWADLALRLRSFYRDLEADAAGGRVLVVTHDAIIVMTRYLVEELTEAEIMRIEKEPVANASVTRWRGDGSGLQAVCYNDCAHLAGLGAPPPAGPAEPRSTARH; from the coding sequence ATGGCGGGCGTGAGAGCGCTGCAGTGGCTGAACCTGACCCGGCACGGTGAGAGCACCGGCAACCTCGCCTACCAGGCCGTCCTCGGCACCGATGCCGAGGAGGCCGGCATCACCGAGCGCGACGCGGACATCCCCCTGTCCGACACCGGCCGCGCGCAGGCCGCCACCCTCGGCCGCTGGCTCGCCGCCCTCCCCGAGGACGAGCGCCCGACGCACGTCATCGCCTCCCCCTACCTGCGCACCGTCGACACCGCCGAGATCGCCCTCGCCCAGACCTCCTACGCCGCCCCGCGGGCCCCCGGCGGCCTCCGGCTCCGCGTCGACGAGCGGCTCCGCGACCGCGAGCAGGGCGCCCTGCAGGGCCTCACCGCCCTCGGCGTCCGCCGCCGGTTCCCCGCCGAGGCCGCCCGGCTCGACCAGCTCGGCAAGTTCTACTACCGCCCGCCCGGCGGGGAGTCGTGGGCCGACCTGGCGCTGCGGCTGCGCAGCTTCTACCGCGACCTGGAGGCCGACGCCGCCGGCGGCCGGGTCCTCGTCGTCACCCACGACGCGATCATCGTCATGACCCGCTACCTGGTCGAGGAGCTCACCGAGGCCGAGATCATGCGGATCGAGAAGGAGCCGGTCGCCAACGCCTCGGTCACCCGCTGGCGCGGCGACGGCTCCGGGCTCCAGGCCGTCTGCTACAACGACTGCGCCCACCTGGCCGGCCTCGGCGCCCCGCCCCCCGCCGGCCCGGCGGAGCCGCGCTCTACAGCTCGCCACTGA
- a CDS encoding helix-turn-helix domain-containing protein, giving the protein MRDPVAVRLPISESWRRSRDAGVDAGMEAAPLVYERDVLADARDVHPLQPHLPMLEALLRRVADETEHLMVITDADGHVLWTQGPPAARRAADAIGLTEGFRWAEDAVGTNGIGTAIAAGRPEYVYAFEHVAHVLHRWSCAGAPIIDPDSARVVGCIDVSATVAALHPATVALVAAAARLAESRLENEMLVRDERLRERLLPHLRGLGGAGLLVTATGRVLAAGAAGLRGLRLAAPEPGGTVALPDGRVAVAEPLGEAFLLRSADRVGARVVSDPGAEAAARPAAGGGPLLTLSLLGDGQPHALLDGRRFDLTLRHAEILALLALHPRGLSGDRLSLYLYGDDGSPATVRPEIHRLRQQFGDIVRARPYRLGCAVEADFITVRRLLDDGDAGGAVRLYGGELLPRSDAPAIRAERDELAVRVRRQVLDRGGAETLWAYAQTEPGRADLEALERLRAVLPAGDPRRAAVASRSDRLLSGEL; this is encoded by the coding sequence GTGCGCGATCCGGTGGCCGTCCGTCTGCCCATCTCCGAGTCCTGGCGGCGTTCCCGGGACGCCGGCGTCGACGCCGGCATGGAGGCGGCGCCGCTGGTGTACGAGCGGGACGTCCTCGCCGACGCCCGCGACGTCCACCCGCTCCAGCCGCACCTGCCGATGCTGGAGGCGCTGCTGCGGCGGGTGGCGGACGAGACCGAGCACCTGATGGTGATCACCGACGCGGACGGGCACGTGCTGTGGACGCAGGGCCCGCCGGCCGCGCGCCGGGCCGCCGACGCGATCGGGCTGACCGAGGGGTTCCGCTGGGCGGAGGACGCGGTCGGCACCAACGGGATCGGCACCGCGATCGCCGCCGGGCGGCCCGAGTACGTCTACGCCTTCGAGCACGTCGCGCACGTCCTGCACCGCTGGTCGTGCGCGGGCGCGCCGATCATCGACCCCGACTCGGCGCGGGTGGTCGGGTGCATCGACGTCAGCGCGACCGTGGCGGCGCTGCATCCGGCGACCGTCGCGCTCGTGGCCGCCGCGGCGCGGCTGGCCGAGTCGCGGCTGGAGAACGAGATGCTGGTGCGGGACGAGCGGCTGCGCGAGCGGCTGCTGCCGCACCTGCGCGGGCTCGGCGGGGCGGGGCTGCTGGTCACGGCCACCGGCCGGGTGCTGGCGGCGGGCGCGGCCGGGCTGCGCGGGCTGCGGCTGGCCGCCCCCGAGCCCGGCGGGACGGTCGCGCTGCCGGACGGCCGGGTCGCCGTGGCCGAGCCGCTCGGCGAGGCGTTCCTGCTGCGGTCCGCCGACCGGGTCGGCGCGCGGGTGGTCTCCGACCCCGGCGCGGAGGCGGCGGCCCGGCCGGCCGCCGGCGGCGGGCCGCTGCTGACGCTGTCGCTGCTCGGCGACGGGCAGCCGCACGCGCTGCTGGACGGCCGGCGCTTCGACCTGACGCTGCGGCACGCCGAGATCCTCGCGCTGCTGGCGCTGCATCCGCGCGGGCTGAGCGGCGACCGGCTCTCGCTGTACCTGTACGGCGACGACGGCAGTCCCGCGACGGTCCGGCCGGAGATCCACCGGCTCCGCCAGCAGTTCGGCGACATCGTCCGGGCCCGCCCGTACCGGCTCGGCTGCGCGGTCGAGGCCGACTTCATCACGGTCCGGCGGCTGCTGGACGACGGCGACGCCGGCGGCGCGGTGCGGCTGTACGGGGGCGAGCTGCTGCCCCGCTCGGACGCGCCGGCGATCCGCGCGGAGCGCGACGAGCTGGCGGTGCGGGTGCGGCGCCAGGTGCTGGACCGCGGCGGCGCCGAGACGCTGTGGGCCTACGCGCAGACCGAGCCGGGCCGCGCCGACCTGGAGGCGCTGGAGCGGCTGCGGGCGGTGCTGCCCGCCGGCGACCCGCGGCGGGCCGCGGTCGCCTCGCGCAGCGACCGGCTGCTCAGTGGCGAGCTGTAG
- a CDS encoding low specificity L-threonine aldolase encodes MTHPPENRPAARGFASDNQASVHPDVLAALAEVNTGHQPAYGDDAVTGRLRAMVRRHFGDRAEVYPVFNGTGANVVSLQAMSERWSSVVCPESAHINTDECGAAEKLAGLKLVTVPAPDGKLTPGLVERYATGFGNVQRRQPAVVSITQSTELGTVYTAEETAAVAAAAHERGLTVHMDGARIANAAASLGVPLRALTTDAGVDVLSFGGTKNGLLLGEAIVVLNPDAVRGVSYLRKSSMQLASKMRYVSAQLVALLDGDLWLRNAAHANAMARRLEAAARAVPGVEVTRPVQANTVFAVVPKDVAERLRERFAFYTWDETTGEVRWVCSFDTTERDVAAFAAALAAEMPG; translated from the coding sequence ATGACTCACCCGCCCGAGAACCGTCCCGCCGCGCGCGGCTTCGCCAGCGACAACCAGGCGAGCGTCCACCCCGACGTCCTCGCCGCCCTCGCCGAGGTCAACACCGGGCACCAGCCCGCCTACGGCGACGACGCGGTCACCGGCCGGCTCCGCGCGATGGTCCGGCGCCACTTCGGCGACCGCGCCGAGGTGTACCCGGTGTTCAACGGGACGGGCGCGAACGTGGTGTCGCTGCAGGCGATGTCGGAGCGGTGGAGCTCGGTGGTGTGCCCGGAGTCGGCGCACATCAACACCGACGAGTGCGGCGCCGCCGAGAAGCTCGCCGGGCTGAAGCTGGTCACCGTCCCGGCGCCGGACGGCAAGCTCACCCCCGGGCTGGTCGAGCGGTACGCGACCGGGTTCGGCAACGTCCAGCGGCGGCAGCCCGCCGTCGTGTCCATCACCCAGAGCACCGAGCTCGGCACCGTCTACACGGCGGAGGAGACCGCGGCCGTCGCGGCGGCGGCGCACGAGCGCGGCCTGACCGTGCACATGGACGGCGCCCGCATCGCCAACGCCGCCGCGTCCCTCGGCGTCCCGCTGCGCGCCCTCACCACCGACGCGGGCGTGGACGTGCTGTCGTTCGGCGGCACCAAGAACGGCCTGCTGCTCGGCGAGGCGATCGTCGTGCTGAACCCGGACGCCGTCCGCGGGGTGAGCTACCTGCGCAAGTCGAGCATGCAGCTGGCGTCGAAGATGCGGTACGTGTCGGCGCAGCTCGTCGCGCTGCTGGACGGCGACCTGTGGCTGCGCAACGCCGCGCACGCCAACGCGATGGCCCGCCGCCTGGAGGCCGCCGCCCGCGCCGTCCCCGGCGTGGAGGTCACGCGGCCGGTGCAGGCGAACACGGTCTTCGCGGTCGTCCCGAAGGACGTCGCGGAGCGGCTGCGCGAGCGGTTCGCCTTCTACACCTGGGACGAGACGACCGGCGAGGTCCGCTGGGTCTGCTCGTTCGACACCACCGAGCGGGACGTGGCCGCGTTCGCCGCCGCCCTCGCCGCCGAGATGCCCGGCTGA
- a CDS encoding beta-ketoacyl synthase N-terminal-like domain-containing protein — MANRTFVVGVGMTKFEKPGSRDWEYPDMAKEAVGKALADAGVGYDKIEMAYAGSMYGSMGQRALYETGMTGIPVMTVMNACATGSSALFLARQAVRGGLADCALALGMEKMKKGSLGAGVGESKVTIIDHHLRSMTAGREWELDKAPMPQMFGNAGREHMEKYGSTPDHYAWIGWKNHKHSVNNPYAQFQTEYSLDDVKNATMIFDPLTKLQCSPTSDGAGAALVVSERFLDDNDLWDQAVEIAGHHIATDTPQSFEDHSSIQVVGFGVSRLAARKAMDEAQVSIDDVDVIELHDCFSANELITYEALGMAEVGEGHKLIDDQATTYGGKWVVNPSGGLISKGHPLGATGLAQCAELTWQLRGKADKRQVEGARVALQHNIGLGSACAVAVYKPAV; from the coding sequence ATGGCCAACCGCACCTTCGTCGTCGGCGTGGGCATGACCAAGTTCGAGAAGCCCGGCTCCCGCGACTGGGAGTACCCCGACATGGCCAAGGAGGCCGTCGGCAAGGCCCTGGCGGACGCCGGCGTCGGCTACGACAAGATCGAGATGGCCTACGCGGGCTCGATGTACGGGTCGATGGGCCAGCGCGCCCTCTACGAGACCGGCATGACCGGCATCCCCGTCATGACCGTGATGAACGCGTGCGCGACCGGGTCCAGCGCGCTGTTCCTCGCCCGCCAGGCCGTCCGCGGCGGCCTCGCCGACTGCGCGCTCGCGCTCGGCATGGAGAAGATGAAGAAGGGCTCGCTCGGCGCCGGCGTCGGCGAGTCCAAGGTCACCATCATCGACCACCACCTGCGCTCCATGACCGCGGGCCGCGAGTGGGAGCTGGACAAGGCGCCCATGCCGCAGATGTTCGGCAACGCCGGCCGCGAGCACATGGAGAAGTACGGCTCCACCCCCGACCACTACGCGTGGATCGGCTGGAAGAACCACAAGCACTCGGTCAACAACCCCTACGCGCAGTTCCAGACCGAGTACTCGCTCGACGACGTCAAGAACGCCACGATGATCTTCGACCCGCTGACCAAGCTGCAGTGCTCCCCCACCTCCGACGGGGCCGGCGCCGCGCTCGTCGTCAGCGAGCGGTTCCTGGACGACAACGACCTGTGGGACCAGGCCGTCGAGATCGCCGGGCACCACATCGCCACCGACACCCCGCAGAGCTTCGAGGACCACTCCTCCATCCAGGTCGTCGGGTTCGGCGTCTCCCGGCTCGCCGCCCGCAAGGCGATGGACGAGGCGCAGGTCTCCATCGACGACGTCGACGTCATCGAACTGCACGACTGCTTCAGCGCCAACGAGCTCATCACCTACGAGGCCCTCGGCATGGCCGAGGTCGGCGAGGGCCACAAGCTCATCGACGACCAGGCCACCACCTACGGCGGCAAGTGGGTCGTCAACCCCTCCGGCGGCCTCATCTCCAAGGGCCACCCCCTCGGCGCCACCGGCCTCGCCCAGTGCGCCGAGCTGACCTGGCAGCTGCGCGGCAAGGCCGACAAGCGCCAGGTCGAAGGCGCCCGCGTCGCCCTCCAGCACAACATCGGCCTCGGCAGCGCCTGCGCCGTGGCCGTCTACAAGCCCGCTGTGTGA
- a CDS encoding oxygenase MpaB family protein produces MARAPLVPGTLLWRHAADLRSLLPGAAAGLMQLMHPGIGAGVGEHSAFFDAPFDRIHRSVPQIWATILAPDGVTRARGIRDLHRGIGGVDEHARRYHALEPETFWWAHATFTWEIFKAAETFHPGTLTAEDHEQMYAETVTWYARYGVSMRPVPADYAAFQSKFWHVCARTLELTPAAARALEIAKHGSETITILPVGGPRLDRAGRMVIERPLRLITFGCLPPLVRERFAVPWSALDQARFAALALANRQGYRMMPSGINHWALRSMLRYIGAQTREDRYRPAA; encoded by the coding sequence GTGGCGCGGGCGCCGCTGGTGCCGGGGACGCTGCTCTGGCGGCACGCCGCCGATCTGCGCTCGCTGCTCCCGGGGGCCGCGGCCGGGCTGATGCAGCTCATGCACCCCGGCATCGGCGCCGGCGTCGGCGAGCACTCCGCGTTCTTCGACGCCCCGTTCGACCGGATCCACCGGTCCGTCCCGCAGATCTGGGCGACGATCCTCGCGCCGGACGGCGTCACCCGCGCCCGCGGCATCCGCGACCTGCACCGCGGCATCGGCGGCGTCGACGAGCACGCCCGCCGCTACCACGCCCTCGAACCCGAGACGTTCTGGTGGGCGCACGCCACCTTCACGTGGGAGATCTTCAAGGCCGCCGAGACCTTCCACCCCGGCACCCTCACCGCCGAGGACCACGAGCAGATGTACGCCGAGACCGTCACCTGGTACGCGCGGTACGGCGTCAGCATGCGGCCCGTCCCCGCCGACTACGCCGCGTTCCAGTCCAAGTTCTGGCACGTCTGCGCCCGGACGCTGGAACTCACGCCCGCCGCCGCCCGCGCCCTGGAGATCGCCAAGCACGGCTCCGAGACGATCACGATCCTGCCGGTCGGCGGGCCCCGCCTGGACCGTGCGGGACGCATGGTCATCGAGCGCCCGCTGCGCCTGATCACCTTCGGCTGCCTGCCGCCGCTCGTCCGGGAGCGGTTCGCCGTCCCCTGGTCCGCGCTCGACCAGGCCCGGTTCGCCGCGCTCGCGCTGGCCAACCGGCAGGGCTACCGGATGATGCCGAGCGGCATCAACCACTGGGCCCTGCGCAGCATGCTCCGCTACATCGGCGCGCAGACCCGCGAGGACCGGTACCGGCCCGCCGCGTGA
- the cqsA gene encoding alpha-hydroxyketone-type quorum-sensing autoinducer synthase produces MTSAHQRLGERIRVFRGTRGGRRSVPATAPGDRAIILTCSDYLALAEHPAITAAMIASLRAADGAAAAPGPCLPDDHPQLVLGARFARHLGARAGVLCPSGWAANTGLLQVVAGPDVPVYLDVLAHMSLWEGARAAGAELAYFRHNDLDHLRRRIEVGGSGVIAVDAVYSTDGSVCPLPGLVEVADEHDCLLVVDESHSLGTHGERGEGLVAASGLTGRVDFRTASLAKALPGRAGLIACDRPGFADYFAHTALPAVFSSTLLPHDVAGLAAALKVVRREGRRRDRLRTVAARLRAGLAELGYTLVESDSQIIALEAGSEAEATLLRDALVRRDIFSAALFPPAASVGRTLVRLSAHAGLTDGDVGRVLAACEELRPQVAAAV; encoded by the coding sequence ATGACCAGCGCTCACCAGCGGCTGGGCGAACGCATCCGGGTGTTCCGGGGCACGCGGGGCGGCCGCCGGAGCGTCCCCGCGACGGCCCCCGGCGACCGCGCGATCATCCTGACCTGTAGCGACTACCTCGCCCTCGCCGAGCATCCGGCGATCACCGCGGCCATGATCGCCAGCCTGCGGGCGGCGGACGGCGCGGCGGCCGCGCCCGGCCCCTGCCTGCCCGACGACCATCCGCAGCTCGTCCTCGGCGCCCGGTTCGCCCGGCACCTGGGCGCGCGGGCGGGGGTGCTGTGCCCGTCCGGCTGGGCCGCCAACACCGGGCTGCTGCAGGTGGTCGCGGGCCCCGACGTCCCGGTCTACCTGGACGTCCTCGCGCACATGTCGCTGTGGGAGGGGGCGCGGGCGGCGGGCGCGGAGCTGGCCTACTTCCGCCACAACGACCTCGACCACCTGCGCCGCCGGATCGAGGTGGGCGGCTCCGGCGTGATCGCCGTGGACGCCGTCTACAGCACCGACGGCTCGGTGTGCCCGCTGCCCGGCCTGGTGGAGGTGGCCGACGAGCACGACTGCCTCCTGGTCGTGGACGAGTCGCACTCGCTCGGCACGCACGGGGAGCGGGGCGAGGGCCTGGTGGCCGCGTCGGGGCTCACCGGCCGCGTCGACTTCCGCACGGCGAGCCTGGCGAAGGCGCTCCCGGGGCGCGCCGGGCTGATCGCCTGCGACCGTCCCGGCTTCGCCGACTACTTCGCGCACACCGCGCTCCCGGCGGTGTTCAGCTCGACGCTGCTGCCGCACGACGTCGCGGGCCTGGCGGCGGCGCTGAAGGTGGTGCGGCGCGAGGGCCGCCGGCGCGACCGGCTCCGTACGGTCGCGGCCCGGCTGCGCGCCGGCCTGGCGGAACTCGGCTACACCCTGGTCGAGTCCGACTCGCAGATCATCGCGCTGGAGGCGGGCTCGGAGGCCGAGGCGACCCTGCTGCGGGACGCGCTGGTCCGCCGCGACATCTTCAGCGCGGCGCTGTTCCCGCCGGCGGCGTCGGTGGGCCGCACGCTGGTGCGGCTGTCCGCCCACGCCGGCCTGACGGACGGGGACGTCGGCCGCGTCCTGGCGGCGTGCGAGGAACTGCGCCCGCAGGTCGCCGCCGCCGTGTGA
- a CDS encoding lysylphosphatidylglycerol synthase domain-containing protein, giving the protein MTTIAAGAEPAVAADLRTGAAPPPLLQRVHRARWTIAGALLAALATALLAALGPLRPAAAALGQMRWEFLPALVLLCLAHYVCSAVALRGAAGRPLPLVATTLAQFTASAANRVTPGGLGAVAVNTRYLVCRGLPLPRAAVAVAVLQVAGVPADLLLLGAVLAAGGGNGRMLDALGEHAARAAGLVPPVPLLIAGGVLLPAALLWGRRAARSAAVGRAAAGFADLCRRPRDLLVTLAASAGTTFALAVAFALSVLAVPGTAVGPGDVLPLLAAYLVGAAAGGAVPLPGGVGPTETALVAALAALGVEAGPALQAVLLFRAVTFWAPVPLGLLACRTLRR; this is encoded by the coding sequence GTGACCACGATCGCCGCCGGCGCCGAACCCGCGGTGGCCGCCGACCTCCGCACCGGCGCCGCACCGCCTCCGCTCCTCCAGCGGGTCCACCGGGCCCGCTGGACGATCGCCGGCGCCCTGCTGGCCGCCCTCGCCACCGCACTGCTGGCCGCCCTCGGCCCGCTGCGCCCCGCGGCCGCCGCGCTCGGCCAGATGCGCTGGGAGTTCCTCCCCGCCCTCGTCCTGCTGTGCCTGGCGCACTACGTCTGCTCCGCGGTCGCGCTGCGCGGCGCCGCCGGCCGCCCGCTGCCGCTGGTCGCCACGACGCTCGCCCAGTTCACCGCGTCCGCCGCCAACCGGGTCACCCCGGGCGGGCTCGGCGCCGTCGCCGTCAACACCCGCTACCTCGTCTGCCGCGGGCTGCCGCTCCCCCGCGCCGCGGTCGCGGTCGCCGTCCTGCAGGTGGCGGGCGTCCCGGCCGACCTGCTGCTGCTCGGCGCCGTCCTCGCCGCCGGCGGCGGGAACGGCCGGATGCTGGACGCGCTGGGCGAGCACGCCGCCCGTGCCGCCGGCCTCGTCCCGCCCGTCCCGCTGCTCATCGCGGGCGGCGTGCTGCTGCCCGCCGCGCTGCTGTGGGGCCGCCGCGCCGCCCGGTCCGCCGCCGTCGGACGGGCCGCCGCCGGGTTCGCCGACCTGTGCCGCAGGCCGCGCGACCTGCTGGTCACCCTGGCCGCGTCCGCCGGGACCACCTTCGCCCTCGCGGTCGCGTTCGCGCTCAGCGTCCTCGCCGTCCCCGGCACGGCGGTGGGCCCCGGCGACGTCCTCCCCCTCCTCGCCGCCTACCTGGTGGGAGCCGCGGCCGGCGGGGCCGTCCCGCTGCCCGGCGGCGTCGGCCCCACCGAGACCGCGCTCGTCGCCGCGCTGGCCGCGCTCGGCGTCGAGGCCGGCCCGGCGCTGCAGGCCGTGCTGCTGTTCCGCGCGGTCACGTTCTGGGCGCCGGTGCCGCTGGGGCTGCTCGCCTGCCGGACGCTCCGCCGGTGA
- a CDS encoding amidohydrolase family protein — protein MVIDAWMQHGTVRFLQHEMLDSLWRWLGRKPPAEEVPVAETVAAMDAGGVDAGLISAWYGPEGDLVSNEEVASFVRQAPGRLMGVASVDLRKPMEAVRELRRCVRDLGFKGLRVVPWLWEAPPTDRRYYPLFAECVELGVPFCTQVGHTGPLRPSETGRPIPYIDQVALDFPELVIVGGHIGYPWTEEMVAVCRKHPNVYIDTSAYTVRRYPPELVRYMAQDRHHKVMFGTNYPMMTAERALRGLDGLGLGEAAREAFLSGNAARVFRI, from the coding sequence GTGGTGATTGACGCGTGGATGCAGCACGGGACCGTGCGGTTCCTGCAGCACGAGATGCTGGACTCGCTGTGGCGGTGGCTGGGCCGCAAGCCCCCGGCGGAGGAGGTGCCCGTCGCGGAGACCGTCGCCGCCATGGACGCCGGGGGAGTGGACGCCGGCCTCATCAGCGCCTGGTACGGGCCGGAGGGCGACCTGGTGAGCAATGAGGAGGTCGCCTCGTTCGTCCGGCAGGCGCCCGGCCGGCTCATGGGCGTCGCGTCGGTGGACCTGCGCAAGCCCATGGAGGCCGTGCGGGAGCTGCGGCGGTGCGTGCGGGACCTCGGTTTCAAGGGCCTGCGCGTGGTGCCGTGGCTGTGGGAGGCGCCGCCCACCGACCGGCGCTACTACCCGCTGTTCGCCGAATGCGTGGAACTCGGCGTGCCCTTCTGCACGCAGGTCGGGCACACCGGGCCGCTGCGCCCGAGCGAGACGGGACGGCCGATCCCCTACATCGACCAGGTCGCGCTCGACTTCCCGGAGCTGGTCATCGTCGGCGGCCACATCGGCTACCCGTGGACGGAGGAGATGGTCGCGGTCTGCCGCAAGCATCCGAACGTCTACATCGACACGTCCGCGTACACGGTCCGCAGGTATCCGCCCGAGCTGGTGCGGTACATGGCGCAGGACCGGCACCACAAGGTCATGTTCGGCACCAACTACCCGATGATGACCGCGGAGCGGGCGCTGCGGGGCCTGGACGGCCTGGGCCTGGGCGAGGCGGCCCGGGAGGCGTTCCTGTCCGGCAACGCCGCGCGGGTCTTCCGCATTTAA
- a CDS encoding TetR/AcrR family transcriptional regulator, which translates to MSEAGRDRILRAALEAFGRDGVAGTTLSALRAASGVSVGSFYHHFSGKEQVAEALFVECVSLYQDAFLDELKAHAGARGAVTGVVAFHVRWCREHAARARFMFTERPAASDALAGRNRAFYREVRAWWRVQARHGALIDVDTMTAFVLWLGPAQELCRFWLNGQGAEPDGGQVEVLSEAAWRSVGSSRGD; encoded by the coding sequence GTGAGTGAGGCGGGACGGGACAGGATCCTGCGGGCGGCGCTGGAGGCGTTCGGCCGCGACGGCGTCGCCGGCACGACGCTGAGCGCGCTGCGGGCGGCGAGCGGGGTCAGCGTCGGCAGCTTCTACCACCACTTCTCCGGCAAGGAGCAGGTGGCGGAGGCCCTGTTCGTCGAATGCGTCTCCCTGTACCAGGACGCGTTCCTCGACGAGTTGAAGGCGCATGCCGGCGCGCGCGGGGCGGTGACCGGTGTCGTGGCGTTCCATGTGCGGTGGTGCAGGGAGCATGCCGCCAGGGCCCGGTTCATGTTCACCGAACGGCCTGCGGCGAGTGACGCGCTGGCCGGGCGCAACCGCGCGTTCTACCGGGAGGTGCGCGCCTGGTGGCGCGTCCAGGCGCGCCATGGCGCGCTGATCGATGTGGACACCATGACCGCGTTCGTGCTGTGGCTCGGCCCCGCGCAGGAGCTGTGCCGGTTCTGGCTCAACGGGCAGGGCGCCGAGCCGGACGGCGGGCAGGTCGAGGTGCTGAGCGAGGCCGCATGGCGGTCGGTGGGGAGCAGCCGTGGTGATTGA
- a CDS encoding SGNH/GDSL hydrolase family protein, with translation MTLAATSLLWSGSAAAAGTSYVALGDSYSSGTGAGNYDPASGSCNRSANAYPNLWAAAHSTSSFKFVACSGATTATVASGQLGALSASTTLVSVTAGGNDAGFADVMQTCVLSSTTTCQNRVAQAETYMRDTLPGRLDSLYSKIDAKSPSARVVVLGYPRLYKIVSVCAGLSNAKRTALNDAADTLDGVIAKAAARAGFTWSDVRDEFAGHELCSGDDWLNSVTFPLESSYHPTALGHRLGYLPALTGSASPALQQQG, from the coding sequence GTGACACTCGCCGCCACATCACTGCTGTGGTCCGGTTCCGCCGCGGCGGCCGGGACCAGCTACGTCGCGCTCGGGGACTCCTACTCGTCCGGCACGGGGGCCGGGAACTACGATCCGGCGAGCGGATCGTGCAACCGCAGCGCCAACGCCTACCCGAACCTGTGGGCGGCGGCGCACTCGACGAGCTCGTTCAAGTTCGTGGCCTGCTCGGGGGCGACGACCGCGACCGTGGCGAGCGGGCAGCTCGGCGCGCTCAGCGCGTCGACGACGCTCGTCAGCGTCACCGCCGGCGGCAACGACGCCGGGTTCGCCGACGTCATGCAGACCTGCGTCCTGTCCTCGACCACGACCTGCCAGAACCGGGTGGCCCAGGCCGAGACCTACATGCGCGACACGCTGCCCGGCCGGCTCGACTCGCTGTACTCCAAGATCGACGCGAAGTCGCCGTCCGCGCGGGTGGTCGTGCTCGGCTACCCGCGCCTGTACAAGATCGTGAGCGTGTGCGCGGGGCTGAGCAACGCCAAGCGCACCGCGCTCAACGACGCCGCCGACACCCTCGACGGCGTCATCGCCAAGGCGGCGGCGCGCGCCGGGTTCACCTGGTCGGACGTCCGGGACGAGTTCGCCGGCCACGAGCTGTGCTCGGGCGACGACTGGCTCAACTCGGTGACGTTCCCGCTGGAGTCGTCCTACCACCCGACCGCGCTCGGCCACCGGCTCGGCTACCTGCCCGCGCTGACGGGCTCCGCGAGCCCGGCCCTGCAGCAGCAGGGCTGA